The proteins below are encoded in one region of Hordeum vulgare subsp. vulgare chromosome 3H, MorexV3_pseudomolecules_assembly, whole genome shotgun sequence:
- the LOC123445324 gene encoding carbonyl reductase [NADPH] 1-like: MGKKGKAAARERREERRREVTLLRAVPYEPHQRWWDGLAPARAVAVVTGASRGIGYEISRQLARHGLHVVLASRDAARGRDAAERILREAEEAGAEWRQLDVADAASVEAFAAWTARTHGGIHILVNNAGVNFNRGADNSVEFAEQVIQTNYFGTKRMIEAMLPLLKPSPYGARIVNVSSRLGRANGRRNKIGDASLREQLLSDDCLSEELIDGMVTKFLEQVKQNSWSSIEWPQMYTDYSVSKLAVNVYTRLMARRLSDRSEGQKIYINCFCPGWVKTAMTDWEGNISAEEGADSGVWLALLSQELCTVGKFFAERREISF, from the exons atggggaagaagggcaaggcggcggcgagggagcgccgggaggagcggcggcggGAGGTCACGCTCCTCCGCGCCGTACCCTACGAGCCCCACCAGCGGTGGTGGGACGGCCTTGCGCCGGCCCGCGCCGTGGCGGTGGTGACGGGGGCCAGCCGCGGCATCGGCTACGAGATCTCCCGCCAGCTCGCGCGCCACGGCCTCCACGTCGTCCTCGCCTCGCGCGACGCCGCGCGGGGCCGGGACGCCGCGGAGAGGATCCTCCGGGAGGCCGAGGAGGCGGGCGCGGAGTGGCGGCAGCTCGACGTGGCGGACGCCGCGTCGGTGGAGGCCTTCGCCGCCTGGACGGCGCGGACCCACGGCGGCATCCATATCCTT GTTAACAATGCAGGTGTAAACTTCAACAGAGGAGCAGATAATTCTGTTGAATTTGCTGAGCAAGTTATCCAGACAAATTATTTTGGTACAAAGCGCATGATTGAAGCCATGCTACCATTATTGAAACCTTCTCCGTATGGTGCCCGGATAGTGAATGTGAGCTCAAGGCTTGGTAGGGCTAATGGCAGACGCAAT AAAATCGGTGATGCAAGCCTAAGAGAGCAACTATTAAGTGACGATTGTTTATCTGAGGAATTGATTGATGGGATGGTCACCAAATTCCTTGAACAAGTGAAGCAAAATAGTTGGTCCTCCATTGAGTGGCCTCAGATGTACACGGACTATTCCGTATCAAAGCTTGCTGTTAATGTGTATACAAGACTCATGGCAAGGAGGCTTTCTGACAGGTCTGAAGGCCAAAAGATTTACATTAACTGTTTCTGTCCTGGCTGGGTAAAGACTGCCATGACTGATTGGGAAGGGAACATTTCAGCCGAAGAAGGTGCTGATAGTGGAGTGTGGCTCGCCCTATTATCACAGGAACTATGTACAGTTGGAAAGTTCTTTGCCGAGAGACGAGAGATAAGCTTCTGA